GCGGCTGCGGACACCACGCGGGTACCCGGCATCAGCCTTTCTTCTCGGCCGTGCGCAGTTCGATCGCCAGCTTGTCCAGCACGCCGTTGACGTAGCTGTGGCCGTGGTCGGCACCAAAACGCTTGGTGACCTCGATCGCCTCGTTAAGGATCACCCGGTACGGCACGTCGGGGCGGAATTCCAGCTCGTAGGCACCGAGACGCAGCGCAGCGCGCTCGATCGGATCGACCTGCTCCACCTCGCGGTCCAGGTGCGGACGCAGCCGGGCGTCCAGCGCGTCGACGTGGTCGGCCACGCCGCGCAACAGGTTCTCGAAGTAATCGAGATCGGCCACTTCCATGTCCTGCTCGTGGCGGAACTGCTCGATCACGGCGTTCATGGAACTGCCGCTCATCTGCCACGCATACAGTGCCTGCAGCGCG
This window of the Dyella sp. A6 genome carries:
- the nusB gene encoding transcription antitermination factor NusB → MTTQHSGIDAAARSRARRRALQALYAWQMSGSSMNAVIEQFRHEQDMEVADLDYFENLLRGVADHVDALDARLRPHLDREVEQVDPIERAALRLGAYELEFRPDVPYRVILNEAIEVTKRFGADHGHSYVNGVLDKLAIELRTAEKKG